The genomic window AATCGATTCGTTTTCAAACAAACATTCTACTTTTGCGATATCCCCTTCCATTTCAACCATAAAAACTGCTACGAACTGATCACCTAACACATAAATAGATGGATTTAAAACCAATTCGTTATACTCCTCCCCTTTTTTTTTCTTAGACGGCACAACCAACACAATAAATTAGTTGTGCCTTTTCCATTTCTCTTCAATAGTGTTTAAATATTCATTTGGTTCTTTTTT from Bacillus alveayuensis includes these protein-coding regions:
- a CDS encoding tRNA(Ser,Leu) C12 N-acetylase TAN1 (product_source=COG1818; cog=COG1818) is translated as MVLNPSIYVLGDQFVAVFMVEMEGDIAKVECLFENESIVDYTMEYNGPIEKRDEILEAVLKEAQKTIKQHLQHVNR